Proteins encoded in a region of the Quercus lobata isolate SW786 chromosome 8, ValleyOak3.0 Primary Assembly, whole genome shotgun sequence genome:
- the LOC115955045 gene encoding uncharacterized membrane protein At1g16860-like: MNDLSISNATTVRDSGHHCCSCNPIPRVFLYIVIALFLLGLSVSIFIFVVVHNAVFFLSLLALSALLLAFILWNTLNWNSKTAILFFVRSLPDSDLRLARHGQLVKITGLASCGSVSLESSYEKATRCIYASTFLYEYRGFDLKPVNVNTSCFQWSLAYCERFATDFYITDRKSGVRAVVKAGSNSKVIPLVIESKLVNTTRQCRILSPNLRKWLRERNLSEEARLLRLEEGYVQEGSCVTVIGMLHRNNDIVMIIQPPEVISTGCLWQKLLLPVDIDGLILRASQLAGPVNQETIPHPDR; the protein is encoded by the exons ATGAACGACCTCTCAATCTCAAATGCAACTACCGTGAGAGACTCAGGCCACCATTGCTGTAGCTGCAATCCCATTCCTCGTGTGTTTCTCTACATTGTGATAGCACTGTTCCTTCTGGGACTCTCTGTGTCCATATTCATATTCGTGGTTGTTCACAACGCcgtcttcttcctctctttgctTGCGCTCTCGGCTCTGCTCCTCGCTTTCATTCTCTGGAACACGCTTAACTGGAACTCCAAGACTGCTATTCTCTTCTTCGTTCGCTCTCTTCCTGACTCTGACCTTAGACTCGCTCGCCATGGACAGCTTGTTAAGATCACTGGG CTTGCGTCATGTGGGAGTGTTTCCCTAGAATCTTCCTATGAAAAGGCTACCAGATGTATCTATGCATCTACTTTTTTGTATGAATACAGAGGATTTGATCTGAAACCAGTGAATGTTAACACGTCATGCTTTCAATGGAGTTTAGCATATTGTGAG AGGTTCGCCACTGACTTTTACATAACTGATAGAAAGTCTGGTGTCAGAGCTGTAGTGAAAGCTGGTTCTAATAGTAAAGTCATTCCCTTGGTCATTGAGAGCAAACTTGTGAATACTACCAGACAATGCAGAATTTTATCTCCTAATCTGAGAAAATGGTTAAGAGAGAGAAACCTCTCAGAAGAAGCCCGTTTACTACGTCTTGAAGAAGG GTATGTACAAGAAGGTAGCTGTGTGACTGTAATCGGAATGCTGCATCGAAATAATGATATAGTGATGATTATTCAACCACCAGAGGTCATCTCCACAGGATGTCTATGGCAAAAGCTTCTTCTCCCAGTTGACATTGATGGATTGATCCTACGAGCCTCTCAGTTGGCTGGCCCTGTGAACCAAGAGACTATTCCACACCCAGATCGGTAA